A window of the Hordeum vulgare subsp. vulgare chromosome 5H, MorexV3_pseudomolecules_assembly, whole genome shotgun sequence genome harbors these coding sequences:
- the LOC123399747 gene encoding dirigent protein 1-like — protein MIPSLPSLLLVLLLALWTAPYLATRAGAGAGDHGLTHIHLYMHETFAGRNATTLTTVPSPLQGAGATFGAVGVLDDELRDGPDARNSSLVGRYQGLFVSAGLVSPPGGQSAINLVFTAGERRGSTLAMLGPVLSFTSAIERAVVGGTGAFRMARGYCVMTPAGSPTPESVVYEVDLFLHMYHA, from the coding sequence ATGATCCCCTCCTTGCCGTCGCTGTTGCTCGTCctcctgctggccttgtggacgGCGCCCTACCTCGCAAcgcgcgccggcgccggcgccggcgaccACGGCCTCACGCACATCCACCTGTACATGCACGAGACCTTCGCCGGCCGGAACGCCACGACGCTCACGACGGTGCCGTCCCCGCTGCAGGGAGCCGGCGCGACGTTCGGGGCGGTCGGCGTGCTCGACGACGAGCTGCGCGACGGGCCGGACGCGAGGAACTCGTCGCTCGTCGGCCGGTACCAGGGCCTCTTCGTCAGCGCGGGGCTCGTGAGCCCGCCGGGCGGGCAGTCGGCGATCAACCTGGTCTTCACGGCCGGGGAGCGCCGCGGGAGCACGCTGGCCATGCTGGGGCCCGTGCTGAGCTTCACGAGCGCCATCGAGCGCGCCGTGGTAGGCGGCACCGGCGCGTTCAGGATGGCGCGCGGGTACTGCGTCATGACGCCCGCCGGGAGCCCCACGCCGGAGTCCGTCGTCTACGAGGTCGACCTGTTCCTGCACATGTACCATGCCTGA